From Thermodesulfobacteriota bacterium, the proteins below share one genomic window:
- a CDS encoding type II toxin-antitoxin system MqsA family antitoxin, translating into MRCVLCKTGTTQPGFTTVALTRGETSVVIKNVPAAVCQTCGEYYLDETVTGLVLQRAEEAVAKGAEVEILRFAA; encoded by the coding sequence ATGCGTTGCGTGCTCTGCAAGACCGGGACGACCCAGCCAGGCTTCACCACCGTGGCACTGACCCGGGGCGAGACATCCGTGGTCATCAAGAACGTCCCGGCCGCCGTCTGCCAGACTTGCGGGGAATACTACCTGGACGAGACCGTGACCGGCCTCGTCCTCCAACGCGCCGAGGAGGCCGTGGCCAAGGGAGCGGAGGTGGAGATCCTGCGCTTTGCCGCCTGA
- a CDS encoding DUF4258 domain-containing protein, with the protein MFDCQHITFSGHAIQRMFQRGISKPDVLSIIASGETIAEYPDDTPYPSLLLCGFVDNRPLHVVVAFHEAVHACTVVTTYIPSADQWTTDFRTRRT; encoded by the coding sequence ATGTTCGATTGCCAGCACATCACCTTCAGCGGCCACGCCATCCAGCGCATGTTCCAAAGAGGGATCAGCAAGCCTGATGTCCTCTCCATCATCGCGTCTGGCGAGACCATTGCCGAGTATCCCGACGACACCCCTTATCCAAGCCTGTTGCTTTGCGGCTTCGTCGATAACAGGCCGTTGCACGTTGTTGTTGCCTTCCATGAGGCGGTCCACGCCTGCACGGTCGTGACCACGTACATCCCGTCCGCCGATCAGTGGACAACTGACTTCAGGACCAGGAGGACATGA
- the ftsH gene encoding ATP-dependent zinc metalloprotease FtsH, producing the protein MAKIGKQTQFSLTYIFLALWAVLLIRGLVVSYTAVEEVSYSEFLQALDEGRVREIEVFANFIRGKMQRLTAEGAKEVSFATVRVEPELSEQLKRHSVAFKGVVENTLVRDLLSWTVPILFFAGLWLLIMRRFGPQQQSLMLGKKARVAMAEDLKTTFSDVAGVDEAKQELEEVIEFLKSPQRFTHLGGKLPKGILLVGPPGTGKTLLAKAVAGESKVPFFSLSGSEFVEMFVGLGAARVRDLFTQAKEKAPCIIFIDELDALGKARGMGMMGGHDEREQTLNQLLVEMDGFDATIGVILMAATNRPEILDPALLRPGRFDRQVLVDRPDRQGRVAILRVHIKGVRVAPGLDLELLANMTPGFVGADLANLVNEAALLAVRHGKEEVGMPEFQEAVERLMAGLEKKNRLINAKEREIVAFHEIGHALVALCLPGTDPVQKISIVPRGIAALGYTLQVPTEDRFLLTKTELENRIAVALGGRAAEELVFSDISTGAHNDLSKATNLARSMVKEYGMASDLGQVYFESERRSPFLQTAMGGSQEYSDHTARLIDEAIKAIIIGQYRVATRILQEKRNSLEGGAKLLLEKETIEGEELKRLCGAAPEPPA; encoded by the coding sequence ATGGCCAAGATCGGCAAGCAGACCCAGTTCTCCCTGACCTATATCTTTCTCGCCCTCTGGGCGGTGCTGCTCATCCGGGGCCTGGTGGTCTCGTACACCGCCGTGGAGGAGGTGAGCTACTCCGAGTTCCTGCAGGCCCTGGACGAAGGCCGGGTGCGGGAGATCGAGGTCTTCGCCAACTTCATCCGCGGCAAGATGCAGCGTCTGACCGCGGAGGGCGCCAAGGAGGTGAGCTTCGCCACGGTCCGGGTGGAGCCGGAGCTGTCCGAGCAGCTCAAGCGCCACAGTGTCGCCTTCAAGGGCGTGGTGGAGAACACCCTGGTCCGGGATCTGCTCTCCTGGACCGTGCCGATCCTGTTCTTTGCCGGGCTGTGGCTCCTGATCATGCGCCGCTTCGGCCCCCAGCAGCAGAGCCTCATGCTGGGCAAGAAGGCACGGGTGGCCATGGCCGAGGATCTCAAGACCACCTTCAGTGACGTGGCCGGCGTCGACGAGGCCAAACAGGAGCTCGAAGAGGTGATCGAGTTTTTGAAAAGCCCCCAGCGCTTCACCCATCTGGGCGGCAAGCTGCCCAAGGGCATCCTCCTGGTGGGGCCGCCGGGCACCGGCAAGACCCTCCTGGCCAAGGCGGTGGCGGGCGAGAGCAAGGTGCCGTTCTTCAGCCTGAGCGGCTCGGAGTTTGTGGAGATGTTCGTGGGCCTGGGCGCGGCCCGGGTGCGGGATCTTTTCACCCAGGCCAAGGAAAAGGCGCCCTGCATCATCTTCATCGACGAGCTGGACGCCCTGGGCAAGGCCCGGGGCATGGGCATGATGGGCGGCCACGACGAGCGGGAGCAGACCCTGAACCAGCTCCTGGTGGAGATGGACGGCTTCGATGCCACCATCGGCGTCATCCTGATGGCCGCCACCAACCGGCCGGAGATCCTGGACCCGGCCCTCCTGCGGCCGGGCCGCTTCGACCGCCAGGTGCTGGTGGACCGGCCGGACCGCCAGGGCCGGGTGGCGATCCTGCGGGTACACATCAAGGGTGTGCGGGTGGCCCCGGGCCTGGATCTGGAGCTTCTGGCCAACATGACCCCGGGCTTTGTCGGCGCCGATCTGGCCAACCTGGTCAACGAGGCGGCGCTCCTGGCGGTGCGCCACGGCAAGGAAGAGGTGGGGATGCCGGAGTTCCAGGAGGCGGTGGAGCGGCTCATGGCCGGCCTGGAGAAGAAGAACCGGCTCATCAACGCCAAGGAGCGGGAGATCGTCGCCTTCCACGAGATCGGCCACGCCCTGGTGGCGTTGTGCCTGCCCGGCACCGATCCGGTGCAGAAGATCTCCATCGTCCCCCGGGGCATCGCGGCCCTGGGCTATACCCTGCAGGTGCCCACCGAGGACCGCTTTCTTCTCACCAAGACCGAGCTGGAGAACCGGATCGCCGTCGCCCTGGGCGGCCGGGCCGCCGAGGAGCTGGTCTTCAGCGACATCTCCACCGGCGCCCACAACGACCTGTCCAAGGCCACCAACCTGGCCCGGAGCATGGTCAAGGAATACGGCATGGCCAGCGACCTCGGCCAGGTCTACTTCGAGTCCGAGCGCCGCAGCCCCTTCCTGCAGACCGCCATGGGCGGCAGCCAGGAGTACAGCGACCACACCGCCCGCCTCATCGACGAGGCCATCAAGGCGATCATCATCGGGCAGTACCGGGTGGCCACCCGGATTCTCCAGGAGAAGCGGAACTCCCTGGAAGGAGGCGCCAAGCTTCTGCTGGAAAAGGAGACCATCGAGGGCGAGGAGCTCAAGCGCCTGTGCGGGGCTGCGCCGGAGCCGCCGGCGTGA
- the glgP gene encoding alpha-glucan family phosphorylase, translating to MTASQPSPSSALQHLVARSPFGTFFGISQEAHDRVWAALTAPSGNSVVYVSMEIGADRDVCNPVGEYLRRQGVDRVDDPALAALVQPFLQGPLKLPIYSGGLGILAGDTLKSAADCRLPVAAVSLMYRKGYFTQLVDSQVGQIAWSAAWEPEKVPSLYLLKSPQAPDRPLVVEVPFLDHQGRTVMAYPQVWLNLEINDGLDSFVPELFLDYSGEGSPDWIQRAAERLYDSSSERVKAIQRRMLGAGVLPVMHALGLTARTIHLNEQHGVVLVLHLIAEELAERLGPEYPRLAGDQDILQAAAKVAQRVVYTIHTPVKAGHDRFSRTLYAEIGHDFCARALELLAVDEDNRDLFNFTALAMRVNRATNAVSRLHREVTKRQFPQYADKITAVTNGVHHLTWISEAKAKVFDATPALANWRNDPEVFATPLLIDDQVFRAALEKAWAEDTGRLVDFVNNMLVMHRRLMQETWIDPPNYLSHLPVRDSRLDPGAFTIGFARRFSTYKRADLIFSDREAMARIIREHNRPVNFLFAGKAHPSDEPGKSLIKHILAAQEDLYQKTGGLLKLVFIPGYDMALAKLMVAGVHAWLNNPKRPLEASGTSGMKAAVNGVPNISILDGWWVEGYHRGRTGWKFGSEMPVDAASLSEDQGSLQYAEDSASFYRIFPEILADFYEPARRSRYIDRCVMNLVLNTPVFNTHRMIAEYASRYQLDLSPPLARMMTRLRALYQSEQEPEA from the coding sequence ATGACCGCAAGCCAGCCCAGTCCCTCATCCGCTCTCCAGCACCTGGTGGCGAGAAGCCCCTTCGGCACCTTTTTCGGCATCTCCCAGGAGGCCCACGACCGGGTCTGGGCGGCCCTCACCGCGCCCAGCGGCAACTCCGTGGTCTACGTGAGCATGGAGATCGGGGCCGACCGGGATGTCTGCAACCCGGTGGGCGAGTATCTCCGGCGCCAAGGCGTCGACCGGGTCGACGACCCGGCGCTGGCTGCCCTGGTGCAGCCCTTTCTCCAGGGTCCCTTGAAGCTGCCCATCTACAGCGGCGGTCTGGGGATCCTGGCCGGCGACACCCTGAAGAGCGCGGCCGACTGCCGCCTGCCGGTGGCGGCCGTCTCCCTCATGTACCGCAAGGGCTATTTCACCCAGCTGGTGGACTCCCAGGTGGGGCAGATCGCCTGGTCTGCCGCCTGGGAGCCGGAGAAGGTGCCGTCGCTCTACCTGCTCAAGAGTCCCCAGGCCCCGGATCGGCCCCTGGTGGTGGAGGTGCCGTTTCTCGACCACCAGGGCCGCACGGTCATGGCCTATCCCCAGGTCTGGCTCAACCTGGAGATCAACGACGGGCTCGACTCCTTCGTGCCCGAGCTGTTCCTGGACTACTCCGGTGAGGGCTCGCCGGACTGGATCCAACGGGCCGCCGAGCGGCTGTACGACTCCAGCTCCGAGCGGGTCAAGGCCATCCAGCGCCGGATGCTGGGGGCCGGCGTGCTGCCGGTGATGCACGCCCTGGGGCTCACCGCCCGCACCATCCATCTCAACGAGCAGCACGGCGTGGTCCTGGTCCTGCACCTCATTGCCGAGGAGCTGGCCGAGCGGCTCGGGCCCGAGTATCCCCGCCTGGCCGGCGACCAGGACATCCTGCAGGCCGCGGCCAAGGTGGCCCAGCGCGTCGTCTACACCATCCACACGCCGGTGAAGGCGGGCCACGACCGCTTCTCCCGGACGCTCTACGCCGAGATCGGCCATGACTTCTGCGCCCGGGCCCTGGAGCTTCTGGCCGTCGACGAGGACAACCGGGATCTGTTCAACTTCACCGCCCTGGCCATGCGGGTCAACCGGGCCACCAACGCGGTCAGCCGGCTGCACCGGGAGGTGACCAAGAGACAGTTCCCCCAGTACGCGGACAAGATCACTGCGGTCACCAACGGCGTCCATCATCTGACCTGGATCAGCGAGGCCAAGGCCAAGGTCTTTGATGCCACGCCGGCCCTGGCCAACTGGCGCAACGATCCGGAGGTCTTTGCCACGCCGCTTCTGATCGACGACCAGGTCTTCCGGGCCGCCCTGGAGAAGGCCTGGGCCGAGGATACCGGCCGGCTGGTGGATTTCGTCAACAACATGCTGGTCATGCACCGGCGGCTGATGCAGGAGACCTGGATCGACCCCCCCAACTATCTGTCCCACCTGCCGGTCCGGGACAGCCGCCTGGATCCCGGCGCCTTCACCATCGGCTTTGCCCGCCGCTTCTCCACCTACAAGCGGGCCGACCTCATCTTCTCGGACCGGGAGGCCATGGCCCGGATCATTCGGGAGCACAACCGGCCGGTCAACTTCCTTTTCGCCGGCAAGGCCCATCCCTCCGACGAGCCGGGCAAGTCCCTCATCAAGCACATCCTGGCCGCCCAGGAGGACCTCTACCAGAAGACCGGCGGCCTCCTGAAGCTGGTCTTCATCCCTGGCTACGACATGGCCCTGGCCAAGCTGATGGTGGCCGGCGTCCATGCCTGGCTCAACAACCCCAAGCGGCCCCTGGAGGCCTCCGGCACCAGCGGCATGAAGGCGGCGGTCAACGGTGTGCCCAACATCAGCATCCTGGACGGCTGGTGGGTGGAGGGGTATCACCGCGGCCGCACCGGCTGGAAGTTCGGCTCCGAGATGCCGGTGGATGCGGCCAGCCTCAGCGAGGACCAGGGCTCCCTGCAGTACGCCGAGGACTCCGCCTCCTTCTACCGCATCTTCCCGGAGATCCTGGCCGACTTCTACGAGCCGGCCCGCCGCAGCCGCTACATCGACCGCTGCGTCATGAACCTGGTCCTCAACACTCCGGTCTTCAACACCCACCGCATGATCGCCGAGTACGCCAGCCGCTACCAGCTGGACCTCTCCCCCCCCCTGGCCCGGATGATGACCCGGCTGCGGGCCCTGTACCAGAGCGAGCAGGAGCCGGAAGCCTGA